Proteins encoded by one window of Polaribacter haliotis:
- the kynU gene encoding kynureninase: MKYQNNLAFAKQQDKEDLLSPLRNRFHIPKDKSGKEWLYFTGNSLGLQPKSTKEYINQELEDWANLGVEGHFEAKNPWLNYHEYLTDKMAKIVGAKPIEVVVMNTLTTNLHLLMVSFYKPTKQKYKIVIESDAFPSDRYAVQSQLKFHGFSEDDVIEWKPRKGQELLHIEDLETIIEEQGDEIALLLIGGVNYYTGQFLDLKRIAEIGHAKNCVVGIDLAHGAGNISPDLHNSGVDFAAWCTYKYLNSGPGSLAGLFVHEKHAKNKDLPRFAGWWNHNKATRFNMRQPFDVMEGAEGWQLSNPPILSMAAIKASLDMFDEVGMEALREKSEKLTGYFEFLINEINSDDIKIITPINPKERGCQLSIQVKNADKSLHKKLTENNIITDWREPDVIRCAPTPMYNSFEDVFRMVTILQTLL, from the coding sequence ATGAAATATCAGAATAATTTAGCATTTGCAAAACAGCAAGACAAAGAAGACCTACTTTCTCCTTTACGAAATCGATTTCACATTCCGAAAGACAAATCCGGAAAAGAATGGCTTTATTTTACAGGAAATTCTTTGGGTTTACAACCAAAATCAACCAAAGAATATATCAATCAAGAATTAGAAGATTGGGCAAATTTAGGAGTTGAAGGTCATTTTGAAGCAAAAAATCCGTGGTTGAATTATCACGAATATTTAACCGATAAAATGGCTAAAATTGTGGGCGCAAAACCAATCGAAGTTGTGGTGATGAACACACTTACAACAAATTTACATTTGTTAATGGTGTCATTTTACAAACCCACAAAACAGAAATATAAAATTGTTATAGAAAGTGATGCTTTTCCTTCAGATAGATATGCTGTACAATCTCAATTAAAATTTCATGGTTTTTCTGAAGATGATGTTATCGAATGGAAACCAAGAAAAGGTCAAGAACTTTTACATATTGAAGATTTAGAAACTATTATTGAAGAACAAGGAGATGAAATTGCTTTATTATTAATTGGAGGCGTAAATTATTATACTGGTCAGTTTTTAGATTTAAAAAGAATTGCAGAAATTGGACATGCAAAAAATTGTGTTGTAGGAATTGATTTAGCGCACGGAGCAGGAAATATTTCTCCTGATTTACATAACTCTGGTGTAGATTTTGCCGCTTGGTGTACCTATAAATATTTAAATTCTGGCCCAGGAAGTTTAGCAGGTTTATTTGTGCACGAAAAACATGCTAAAAATAAAGATTTACCTCGTTTTGCAGGTTGGTGGAATCATAACAAAGCAACACGTTTTAACATGCGTCAGCCTTTTGATGTAATGGAAGGTGCAGAAGGTTGGCAATTATCAAATCCGCCAATATTATCTATGGCAGCCATAAAAGCATCTTTAGATATGTTTGATGAGGTTGGAATGGAAGCTTTACGAGAAAAATCAGAAAAACTAACAGGATATTTCGAGTTTTTAATTAATGAAATTAATTCTGACGATATTAAAATTATTACACCCATAAATCCTAAAGAAAGAGGTTGCCAGTTATCTATACAAGTTAAAAATGCAGATAAAAGTTTGCATAAAAAATTAACGGAAAATAATATTATTACAGATTGGAGAGAGCCAGATGTAATACGTTGTGCACCAACACCAATGTATAATTCTTTTGAAGATGTTTTTAGAATGGTAACTATATTACAAACACTTTTATAA
- a CDS encoding C40 family peptidase, with protein sequence MKLIKYLLLISVILLASCNNNSLLISGLKGVNDSFKSQYAPDKRVAIYTIDFDSYDDKIIVEGETDSKEAYVKLLDSLKILNVEIENKIRVLPDSVVGDKMFAVAKNSVINIRSEPKHSAELGTQGLLGMPLKVLDKQGDFYRIQTPDRYISWVDKGGIYRMNKGEYDNWNTSKKVHFTQNFGYVYSKRSSNSDIISDITLGGLLKYLSEDASFYEVKYPDNRTGFIKKSESVIFNSWLQKLKPSQENIEAIAKKMDGFPYLWGGTSSKGIDCSGFTKMVYLMNGLVIPRDASQQINAGKIVDNNLTFEGLEKGDLLFFGTKATVEKKQRVVHVGIWLGNGKMEFIHASGNVHLSSMDSLQPNYDEFNKNRYLGSRRYLGVKDIHILDLKDTMKF encoded by the coding sequence ATGAAATTGATAAAATATTTACTACTTATTTCTGTAATTCTTCTTGCTTCTTGCAATAATAATTCACTTTTAATAAGTGGTTTAAAAGGTGTAAATGATAGTTTTAAATCTCAATATGCACCAGATAAAAGAGTCGCTATTTACACCATTGATTTTGACAGTTATGATGATAAAATTATTGTTGAAGGTGAAACAGATTCTAAAGAAGCTTACGTAAAATTATTAGACAGTCTTAAAATTTTAAATGTTGAAATTGAAAATAAAATAAGAGTTTTACCAGATTCTGTTGTTGGGGATAAAATGTTTGCTGTTGCTAAAAATTCCGTGATAAATATTCGTTCGGAGCCAAAACATTCTGCAGAATTAGGCACTCAAGGTTTGTTAGGAATGCCTCTAAAAGTTTTAGACAAACAAGGCGATTTTTATAGAATTCAGACTCCAGATAGGTACATTTCTTGGGTTGATAAAGGTGGAATTTATAGAATGAACAAAGGAGAATATGATAATTGGAACACCTCTAAAAAAGTGCATTTTACACAAAATTTTGGTTATGTGTATTCGAAAAGAAGCTCAAATTCTGATATTATTTCTGACATTACTTTAGGTGGTCTTTTAAAATACCTATCTGAAGATGCTTCTTTTTACGAGGTAAAATATCCTGATAATAGAACTGGATTCATTAAAAAAAGTGAAAGTGTAATTTTTAATTCTTGGTTACAAAAACTAAAACCATCGCAAGAAAATATTGAAGCAATTGCAAAAAAAATGGATGGTTTTCCTTATTTATGGGGAGGAACTTCTTCTAAAGGTATTGATTGTAGTGGTTTTACAAAAATGGTGTATTTAATGAATGGCTTGGTAATTCCAAGAGATGCTTCGCAACAAATAAATGCTGGTAAAATTGTTGATAATAATTTAACTTTTGAAGGTTTAGAAAAAGGAGATTTATTATTCTTTGGTACAAAAGCAACTGTAGAGAAAAAACAAAGAGTCGTTCATGTTGGTATTTGGTTAGGAAATGGCAAAATGGAGTTTATTCATGCTTCTGGAAATGTGCATTTGAGTTCTATGGATTCTCTTCAGCCTAATTATGATGAATTTAATAAGAACAGGTATTTAGGAAGTAGAAGATATTTGGGTGTAAAAGATATTCATATTTTGGATTTAAAAGACACAATGAAGTTTTAG
- the serA gene encoding phosphoglycerate dehydrogenase: MSTNKRNYIFDFDSTLTKVEALDVLAEITLENNPKKDEIIQEIIDITNLGIDGEISFTESLERRIKLLKANKADLSGLIKALKKQVSKSIESNKEFFEKFAEDIYVISCGFKEFIDPIVKEYNIPTERVYANTFEFAKDGEIIGFDADNVLSKHNGKIQCLKDMNLTGEIQVIGDGYSDYVTREAGVADKFFAYTENVSRVKTTENADHIAPNLDEFLYINDLPRNISYPKNRIKILLLENVHSDAFDKLSKDGFAVETVSKSLSEDELIEKIKDVHVLGIRSKTNVTQKVVDAAEKLMVVSAFCIGTKQIDLEACKEKGIVVFNAPYSNTRSVVELAIGEIIMLMRSVFQRSTEIHNGQWNKTAEGSREVRGKKLGIVGYGNIGKQLSILAEALGMHVYYYDVEDKLSLGNATKMDSLSDLLSISDVVTLHVDDNAANKNFFGEKEISQMKDGAHLVNLARGFVVDIPALVAALKSGKLAGAAVDVYPEEPRKNGEFHTELKGLPNVILTPHVGGSTEEAQRDIADFVPSKIMAYMNSGNTVDAVNFPNIRLPRQTKAHRFLHIHKNVPGVMAKINKILAKYDLNITGQYLSTDPKVGYVITDLDKEYNIEVIEKLRKVEGTIKFRVLY, translated from the coding sequence ATGAGTACCAATAAAAGAAACTATATTTTCGATTTCGATAGCACTTTAACAAAGGTAGAAGCTTTAGATGTTTTAGCGGAAATTACGCTCGAAAATAATCCCAAGAAAGACGAAATTATTCAAGAAATAATCGACATTACCAATTTAGGTATCGATGGCGAAATCTCTTTTACAGAATCTTTAGAAAGAAGAATAAAACTTTTAAAAGCTAATAAAGCCGATTTAAGTGGTTTAATAAAGGCATTAAAAAAACAAGTTTCTAAATCTATTGAAAGTAACAAAGAGTTTTTTGAAAAGTTTGCAGAAGATATTTATGTAATTTCATGCGGATTCAAAGAATTTATAGATCCTATTGTAAAAGAATATAACATTCCTACAGAAAGAGTATATGCAAACACTTTTGAGTTTGCGAAAGATGGAGAGATTATAGGTTTTGATGCAGATAATGTCTTGTCTAAACACAATGGAAAAATTCAATGTTTAAAAGACATGAATTTAACTGGAGAAATACAAGTTATTGGAGATGGTTATAGCGATTACGTAACTCGAGAAGCTGGTGTTGCAGACAAGTTTTTTGCGTACACAGAAAATGTTTCAAGAGTTAAAACGACAGAAAACGCAGACCATATTGCACCAAATTTAGATGAATTTTTATACATAAACGATTTGCCAAGAAATATCTCATACCCAAAGAACAGAATTAAGATTTTATTATTAGAAAACGTACATTCAGATGCTTTTGATAAGTTATCTAAAGACGGTTTTGCAGTAGAAACTGTTTCTAAAAGTTTGTCGGAAGACGAGTTGATAGAAAAAATAAAAGATGTACACGTTTTAGGAATCCGTTCTAAAACAAACGTAACGCAAAAAGTTGTAGACGCAGCAGAAAAGTTGATGGTGGTAAGTGCATTTTGTATTGGAACCAAACAAATCGATTTAGAAGCTTGTAAAGAAAAAGGAATCGTTGTTTTTAACGCACCTTATAGTAACACACGTTCTGTGGTAGAATTGGCAATTGGAGAAATTATCATGTTAATGCGTTCTGTTTTTCAAAGAAGTACAGAAATTCATAATGGTCAATGGAATAAAACAGCAGAAGGTTCCAGAGAAGTTCGTGGTAAAAAGTTAGGAATTGTTGGTTATGGAAACATTGGAAAACAGTTATCGATTTTAGCAGAAGCTTTAGGAATGCATGTGTATTATTACGATGTAGAAGATAAACTATCTTTAGGAAATGCAACTAAAATGGACTCATTATCCGATTTATTATCAATTTCTGATGTTGTTACTTTACATGTAGATGATAACGCTGCAAATAAAAACTTCTTTGGAGAAAAGGAAATTTCTCAAATGAAAGATGGAGCACATTTAGTAAACCTTGCAAGAGGCTTTGTGGTGGATATTCCTGCATTGGTTGCCGCTTTAAAAAGTGGAAAATTAGCAGGTGCAGCAGTAGATGTATATCCAGAAGAGCCAAGAAAAAATGGAGAATTTCATACCGAATTAAAAGGTTTACCAAATGTAATTTTAACACCTCACGTTGGTGGAAGTACAGAAGAAGCTCAAAGAGATATTGCCGATTTTGTACCGAGTAAAATTATGGCATATATGAATTCTGGAAACACAGTAGATGCTGTAAATTTTCCAAATATTCGTTTGCCAAGACAAACAAAAGCACATCGTTTTTTACATATTCATAAGAACGTACCTGGAGTTATGGCGAAAATCAACAAGATTTTGGCAAAATACGATCTGAATATTACTGGTCAGTATTTATCTACAGACCCAAAAGTTGGTTATGTAATTACAGATTTAGACAAAGAATACAACATAGAAGTAATTGAAAAATTAAGAAAAGTAGAAGGCACTATTAAGTTTAGAGTTTTGTATTAA
- a CDS encoding UbiA family prenyltransferase has translation MKILKTVFDFYINSSIHVALAVYSLVRITEFYFNLSYNENLDVFIFLGTITGYNFVKYAGVAKLHHKSLTNGLKVIQVFSFICFLALCYYAFLIPFKTLLFGVPFTLLTVLYAVPFLSGFHKNLRQVSYLKIIVVALVWAGFTVLFPVFDSNGVIDFNTVLLAIQRFLIVVALILPFDIRDVKYDAISLQTIPKKIGVQKTKRLGLILMIFGLLLEYLIVPQTEAKNAFMIFFFLVIIFLMRARINQSKYYSSFWVEALPFFWWLILLGIHNI, from the coding sequence ATGAAGATTTTAAAGACCGTTTTCGATTTTTACATAAATTCCAGCATTCATGTGGCTTTAGCTGTATATAGTTTGGTGAGAATTACGGAATTTTATTTTAATTTATCTTACAACGAAAACTTAGATGTTTTTATTTTTTTAGGAACAATTACTGGCTACAATTTTGTAAAATATGCTGGAGTTGCAAAATTGCATCATAAAAGTTTAACAAACGGATTAAAAGTAATTCAGGTTTTTTCTTTTATTTGTTTTTTGGCATTATGTTATTATGCCTTTTTAATTCCATTTAAAACATTACTTTTTGGAGTACCTTTTACTTTATTAACGGTTTTGTATGCAGTTCCTTTTTTAAGCGGTTTCCATAAAAATTTAAGACAGGTTAGTTATTTAAAAATAATCGTTGTTGCTTTGGTTTGGGCAGGTTTTACGGTTTTATTTCCAGTTTTCGATTCAAATGGAGTTATTGATTTTAATACTGTTTTATTGGCAATTCAACGCTTTTTAATTGTGGTTGCTTTAATATTACCTTTCGATATTAGAGACGTAAAATACGATGCAATTTCATTACAAACAATTCCCAAGAAAATAGGAGTTCAAAAAACAAAAAGATTAGGTTTAATTTTAATGATTTTTGGGTTGCTTTTAGAGTATTTAATTGTGCCACAAACTGAAGCAAAAAATGCATTTATGATTTTCTTTTTTCTGGTGATTATATTCTTAATGAGAGCAAGAATCAATCAATCTAAATATTATAGTTCGTTTTGGGTGGAAGCATTACCATTTTTTTGGTGGTTGATTCTTTTGGGAATTCATAATATTTAA
- the gcvP gene encoding aminomethyl-transferring glycine dehydrogenase, with translation MNTNSFQLRHIGPNKEEQEKMLKAIKADNLDQLINETVPENIRLKSDLDLEPAMSEYEYLDHITELAKKNKVFKSYIGLGYHEAIVPSVIQRNILENPGWYTAYTPYQAEIAQGRLEALLNYQTMVCDLTGMELANASLLDESTAAAEAMALLFDVRERAKKKSGANKFFVSEEILPQTLSLLQTRSTPIGIELVVGNHEDFDFGDEFFGAILQYPGKFGQIFDYKGFVAKANENDIKVAVAADILSLVKLKAPAEFGVSVVVGTTQRFGIPLGYGGPHAAYFATKEAYKRSIPGRIIGVTKDTDGGFALRMALQTREQHIKRERATSNICTAQVLLAVMAGMYAVYHGKNGIQFIADAVHNKTKLVASYLEKAGFKQLNSAYFDTLLVEIDAVRLKPIAESFKVNFNYITDNLISISINEATTQKDLMKIFTIFGQLKKQPDSSTAESYGDFHQILTQESFGSDFEVISENTKRTTPFLENDIFNTYQSETDMMRYIKKLERKDLALNHSMISLGSCTMKLNAASEMLPLSNSQWGNIHPFVPLNQAEGYQIVLKKLEHQLNIITGFAGTSLQPNSGAQGEFAGLMTIRAYHQSQGDSHRNICLIPASAHGTNPASAVMAGMKVVVTKTADNGNIDVADLREKAKLHKDNLAALMVTYPSTHGVYEKEIMEITKIIHDNGGQVYMDGANMNAQVGLTNPATIGADVCHLNLHKTFAIPHGGGGPGVGPICVAPQLVPFLPSNPLIPIGGKQAITAISGAPWGSALACLISYGYITMLGCRGLTNSTKNAILNANYIKERLSGHYETLYTGEKGRAAHEMIIDCRDFKNNGIEVVDIAKRLMDYGFHAPTVSFPVGGTMMIEPTESESLAELDRFCEAMIAIREEIKNASKEDENNPLKNAPHTQAMLTADDWTLPYSRKQAAFPLEYIADNKFWPTVRRVDDAFGDRNLICSCNPIEDYM, from the coding sequence ATGAATACAAACTCGTTTCAACTTAGACATATTGGTCCCAATAAAGAGGAACAAGAAAAAATGTTAAAAGCTATAAAAGCTGATAATTTAGATCAATTAATTAACGAAACCGTTCCAGAAAACATTCGTTTAAAAAGTGATTTAGATTTAGAACCAGCAATGAGCGAATATGAATATTTAGATCATATTACCGAACTTGCAAAGAAAAATAAAGTTTTTAAAAGTTATATTGGTTTAGGATATCATGAAGCAATTGTGCCAAGTGTAATTCAACGAAATATTCTTGAAAACCCAGGTTGGTATACTGCCTACACCCCTTACCAAGCAGAAATTGCACAAGGTAGATTGGAAGCTTTGTTAAATTACCAAACAATGGTTTGCGATTTAACAGGAATGGAATTAGCAAATGCGTCTCTTTTAGATGAAAGTACTGCTGCTGCAGAAGCAATGGCTTTGTTATTTGATGTAAGAGAACGTGCTAAGAAAAAATCTGGCGCAAATAAATTTTTTGTTTCTGAAGAAATCTTACCACAAACATTATCATTATTACAAACACGTTCTACTCCAATAGGAATTGAATTAGTAGTTGGGAATCATGAAGATTTTGATTTTGGTGATGAATTCTTTGGAGCTATTTTACAATATCCTGGAAAATTCGGACAAATTTTCGATTACAAAGGTTTTGTTGCAAAAGCGAATGAAAATGATATTAAAGTAGCAGTGGCTGCAGATATTTTATCTTTAGTAAAATTAAAAGCCCCTGCAGAATTTGGAGTTTCTGTAGTGGTTGGAACAACACAACGTTTTGGTATTCCCTTAGGTTATGGAGGCCCACATGCAGCTTATTTTGCAACGAAAGAAGCGTATAAAAGAAGTATTCCTGGTAGAATTATTGGAGTTACAAAAGATACTGATGGTGGTTTTGCTTTAAGAATGGCATTGCAAACCAGAGAACAACATATTAAGCGTGAAAGAGCGACTTCTAACATTTGTACAGCACAAGTTTTATTAGCTGTTATGGCTGGAATGTATGCTGTTTATCATGGAAAAAATGGAATTCAGTTTATTGCAGATGCTGTCCATAATAAAACTAAATTAGTAGCAAGCTATTTAGAAAAAGCAGGTTTTAAACAATTAAACTCTGCATATTTCGATACGCTTTTAGTAGAAATTGATGCTGTTCGTTTAAAACCAATTGCAGAATCTTTTAAAGTTAACTTCAACTATATTACAGACAATCTTATTTCGATTTCTATAAATGAAGCGACTACACAAAAAGATTTAATGAAGATTTTTACCATTTTTGGTCAGCTAAAAAAACAACCTGATTCCTCTACTGCCGAAAGTTATGGCGATTTTCATCAAATTTTAACGCAAGAATCGTTTGGTTCTGATTTTGAAGTAATTTCAGAAAACACAAAAAGAACAACGCCATTCCTAGAAAACGACATTTTTAACACGTATCAATCTGAAACAGATATGATGCGTTATATTAAAAAATTAGAAAGAAAAGATTTGGCTTTGAATCATTCTATGATTTCTTTAGGATCTTGTACAATGAAATTAAATGCTGCTTCAGAAATGTTGCCTTTAAGCAATTCTCAATGGGGAAATATTCACCCATTTGTGCCTTTGAATCAGGCTGAAGGATATCAAATTGTTTTAAAGAAGTTAGAACATCAATTAAATATTATTACCGGTTTTGCAGGTACATCTTTACAGCCAAATTCTGGTGCACAAGGAGAATTTGCTGGTTTAATGACGATAAGAGCTTACCATCAAAGCCAAGGAGATTCTCATAGAAACATCTGTTTAATTCCTGCTTCTGCTCATGGTACAAATCCTGCTTCTGCTGTAATGGCTGGAATGAAAGTAGTGGTAACTAAAACTGCAGATAATGGAAACATAGATGTTGCAGATTTACGTGAAAAAGCGAAATTACATAAAGATAATTTAGCTGCTTTAATGGTTACGTATCCATCAACTCATGGAGTTTATGAGAAAGAGATTATGGAAATAACTAAAATTATTCACGATAATGGTGGACAAGTTTATATGGATGGCGCAAATATGAACGCGCAAGTTGGTTTAACAAATCCTGCAACCATTGGTGCAGATGTTTGCCACTTAAACTTACATAAGACTTTTGCAATTCCACATGGAGGTGGTGGACCTGGAGTAGGCCCTATTTGTGTTGCTCCACAATTAGTACCTTTTTTGCCATCCAACCCATTAATTCCTATTGGAGGAAAACAAGCGATTACAGCAATATCTGGAGCTCCTTGGGGCTCTGCCTTAGCTTGTTTAATTTCCTACGGATATATAACTATGTTAGGCTGTAGAGGACTAACAAATTCAACAAAGAATGCTATTTTAAATGCAAATTATATTAAAGAGCGTTTAAGTGGACACTATGAAACTTTATATACTGGAGAAAAAGGACGAGCTGCACACGAAATGATTATTGATTGTCGTGATTTTAAAAATAACGGAATTGAAGTTGTTGACATCGCAAAACGTTTAATGGATTATGGTTTTCATGCACCAACAGTTTCTTTCCCAGTTGGAGGAACTATGATGATTGAGCCTACAGAATCTGAATCTTTGGCTGAATTAGATCGTTTCTGTGAAGCAATGATTGCTATTCGTGAAGAAATTAAAAATGCTTCTAAAGAAGATGAAAATAATCCTTTAAAAAACGCACCTCATACACAAGCAATGTTAACTGCAGATGATTGGACTTTACCTTATTCTAGAAAACAAGCGGCTTTTCCTTTAGAATATATTGCAGATAACAAATTCTGGCCAACTGTAAGAAGAGTAGATGATGCTTTTGGAGATAGAAATTTAATTTGTTCTTGTAATCCAATTGAAGATTATATGTAA
- a CDS encoding YpdA family putative bacillithiol disulfide reductase, translated as MGVLDVVIIGGGPIGIACGLEAKKKGLNYLILEKGPIVNSLYNYPVNMQFFSSSEKLEIDEIPFISNEAKPRRSEALEYYRRITTSNKLHINLFEKVTKVSKTANEFTIISDKNTYKSNNVVIATGFYDIPNTLNILGENLPKVSHYYNDPHFYAGQKLAIIGASNSAIDAGLECYRKGAEVTLIIRGEEVGQRVKYWVRPDIINRIKEGSIKAFYNSNVKEILEDKIVINTKNGEKTIQNDFVLALTGYKPNFTFLEKIGVEFSNDDKRIPTYNEETMETNVKGVYLAGVICGGMETHKWFIENSRIHAKIIVEAILNKN; from the coding sequence ATGGGTGTTTTAGATGTTGTTATTATTGGTGGAGGTCCTATAGGAATTGCTTGTGGTTTAGAGGCTAAAAAAAAAGGATTGAATTATTTAATTCTAGAAAAAGGCCCAATTGTAAATTCCTTATATAATTATCCAGTAAATATGCAATTTTTCTCTTCTTCAGAAAAGTTAGAAATCGACGAAATTCCCTTTATTAGTAATGAGGCAAAACCAAGAAGAAGTGAGGCTTTAGAATATTATAGAAGAATTACAACTTCAAATAAACTGCATATTAATTTATTCGAAAAAGTAACAAAAGTTTCTAAAACAGCAAATGAGTTTACTATTATTTCTGATAAAAACACATACAAATCTAACAACGTAGTAATTGCTACTGGTTTTTATGATATACCAAACACTTTAAATATTTTAGGCGAAAATTTGCCAAAAGTCTCTCATTATTATAATGATCCGCATTTTTATGCAGGGCAAAAATTGGCAATAATTGGAGCAAGTAATTCAGCAATTGATGCAGGTTTAGAATGTTATAGAAAAGGAGCAGAAGTAACTTTAATAATTAGAGGAGAGGAAGTTGGGCAACGTGTAAAATATTGGGTAAGACCAGATATTATTAATAGAATTAAAGAAGGTAGTATTAAGGCATTTTACAATTCAAACGTAAAAGAAATTTTAGAAGATAAAATAGTTATCAATACTAAAAACGGAGAGAAAACCATACAAAATGATTTTGTTTTAGCATTAACAGGTTACAAACCAAACTTTACTTTTTTGGAAAAAATAGGAGTCGAGTTTTCAAATGATGATAAAAGAATTCCAACTTATAACGAAGAAACCATGGAAACCAATGTAAAAGGAGTTTATTTAGCAGGAGTTATTTGTGGTGGAATGGAAACACATAAATGGTTTATAGAGAATTCTCGAATTCATGCTAAAATTATTGTGGAAGCTATTTTAAATAAGAATTAG
- a CDS encoding FMN-binding glutamate synthase family protein — protein sequence MRNTILSVFILATILCGVLVYFIPQTGTIILLSISGLLTLIAIYDSLQTKHSLLRAFPLIARLRWFFEEERDKIQQYFIEDNLNGTPINREKRSLVYQRSKKQIETVPFGTQHDVYKKGYEFVKHSLFPRDHHQIAGERVVFGSDKCTQKYNGSIINISAMSFGSLSKNAVMALNQGAKMASFAHNTGEGGISPYHLQGGDLIFQVGTGYFGAGRFDGEGKRVFDDKIFKKNAIRPEVKMIEIKFSQGAKPGHGGILPAKKNTEEIAQIRAVTPFTDVNSPPGHSAFSNYDEMVLFIQKVRDLSEGKPVGIKLCVGNNDEIEDMIKTFALAGNYPDFIAVDGGEGGTGAAPLEFSNYIGTPLIEGLVFINKLLIEYGLKNQIKIIASGKAIDAFDVVKYLALGADAVGMARSFMLSLGCIQARECNLDTCPVGVATQDKDLVKALVVEKKNVRVKNYHNKTIAAIKEMVAAMGISDITDLKPKHIFRRRKEKVVNLEEVYYLEKELI from the coding sequence ATGAGAAACACGATACTTTCCGTATTTATTTTAGCAACAATTCTTTGCGGAGTTTTAGTTTATTTTATTCCACAAACAGGGACTATAATTTTACTTTCTATATCTGGTTTATTAACTCTAATTGCAATTTACGATAGTTTACAAACCAAACATTCTTTGTTAAGAGCATTTCCTTTAATTGCAAGATTAAGATGGTTTTTCGAAGAGGAGAGAGATAAAATTCAACAATACTTTATAGAAGATAATTTAAATGGAACACCTATAAATAGAGAAAAAAGAAGTTTGGTATATCAACGTTCTAAAAAGCAAATAGAAACTGTTCCTTTTGGTACACAACACGATGTTTATAAAAAAGGGTACGAATTTGTAAAGCATTCTTTATTTCCAAGAGATCATCATCAAATCGCAGGAGAAAGAGTTGTTTTTGGTTCAGATAAATGTACTCAAAAATACAATGGTTCCATTATAAATATTTCTGCAATGTCTTTTGGGTCTCTAAGTAAAAATGCGGTTATGGCATTAAACCAAGGTGCAAAAATGGCTAGTTTTGCTCATAATACAGGGGAAGGAGGAATTTCTCCATACCATTTACAAGGAGGAGATTTAATATTTCAAGTTGGTACAGGTTATTTTGGAGCAGGAAGATTCGATGGAGAAGGAAAACGTGTTTTCGACGACAAAATTTTCAAGAAAAATGCCATTCGCCCAGAAGTAAAAATGATAGAAATTAAATTTTCTCAAGGAGCAAAACCTGGTCATGGAGGAATTTTACCAGCAAAAAAAAATACAGAAGAAATTGCACAAATTAGAGCTGTTACTCCATTTACAGATGTAAACTCGCCTCCAGGACATTCCGCTTTTTCAAATTACGATGAAATGGTTTTATTTATTCAAAAAGTAAGAGATTTATCCGAAGGCAAACCAGTTGGAATTAAGCTATGTGTTGGAAATAACGACGAAATCGAAGACATGATTAAAACCTTTGCACTTGCTGGAAATTACCCCGATTTTATTGCTGTAGATGGAGGAGAAGGAGGAACTGGAGCAGCACCTTTAGAGTTTTCTAATTATATAGGAACTCCATTGATAGAAGGTTTGGTTTTTATCAATAAATTATTAATTGAATATGGTTTAAAAAATCAAATTAAAATAATTGCAAGCGGAAAAGCAATTGACGCTTTCGATGTTGTAAAATATTTAGCTTTAGGAGCAGATGCTGTTGGAATGGCAAGAAGCTTTATGCTTAGCTTGGGCTGTATTCAGGCAAGAGAATGTAATTTAGACACATGTCCTGTTGGAGTGGCTACACAAGATAAAGACTTGGTAAAAGCGCTGGTAGTAGAGAAAAAAAATGTTCGAGTAAAAAACTATCATAATAAAACAATTGCGGCTATTAAAGAAATGGTTGCAGCAATGGGAATTAGTGATATTACCGATTTAAAACCTAAACATATTTTTAGAAGGCGAAAAGAAAAGGTAGTTAATTTAGAAGAGGTTTATTATTTAGAAAAGGAATTAATTTAA
- a CDS encoding type B 50S ribosomal protein L31 yields MKKGIHPENYRMVAFKDMSNEDVFLTRSTVDTKETLEVDGVEYPLVKLEISRTSHPFYTGKSKLIDAAGRIDKFKNKYKKFKKD; encoded by the coding sequence ATGAAAAAAGGAATTCATCCAGAGAATTATAGAATGGTAGCATTTAAAGACATGTCTAACGAAGATGTATTTTTAACACGTTCTACAGTAGACACGAAAGAAACTTTAGAAGTTGATGGTGTTGAGTATCCTTTAGTAAAATTAGAGATTTCTAGAACGTCTCACCCATTTTACACTGGTAAATCTAAACTTATCGATGCTGCAGGACGTATCGACAAATTTAAAAACAAATACAAAAAGTTCAAAAAAGATTAA